In the Flavobacterium sp. 90 genome, TACTTTATTCCTTTAAATCTTTTGCTGTCTTAAATCCAGTCAAAAGCCCTATACCTGCCATGATGAATATAAGTGAAGGATAGACTGCTCCGTCATTAAGAGAAGTGTAAGTGGTAACCACTAATGCAAGAAAAATTCCCAAACCGCTTCCTATTAATAGGAATGCCAGATTTACAACAAAGATTTTCCAAGCTGGAGCGCCGTTTCCTTTTCCCTGCATAAAGATACTCGCATCAACACCTTTTTCTATAAGCGCTAAACGTTCT is a window encoding:
- a CDS encoding DUF6249 domain-containing protein, which produces MDDKILIPISFFLMIFGIVYLIYSTRNRERLALIEKGVDASIFMQGKGNGAPAWKIFVVNLAFLLIGSGLGIFLALVVTTYTSLNDGAVYPSLIFIMAGIGLLTGFKTAKDLKE